A single region of the Mustela lutreola isolate mMusLut2 chromosome 2, mMusLut2.pri, whole genome shotgun sequence genome encodes:
- the SENP5 gene encoding sentrin-specific protease 5 isoform X2, whose product MKKQKKILWRKGIHLAFSEKWNTGFGGFKKFCFHQHLCILKAKLGRPSTWSRQLRHFRCRKKALQIQKTWIQDAPFFAKTKSHVAAQNVSTLSSKVKRKDSKHFIFSSRTLLRLQAERLLSSAKNSDHEYCGEKSVLKAVADLPGNNVLGQANGHRPRTEPQASDFPMKFNGESQSPGESGTIVVTLSNHKRKRFCYGCCQGLEHHRNGGPLIPKKFQLNQHRRIKVSPFMMYEKLSMIRFRYRILRSQHFRTKSKVCKLKKAQRSWVQVTGDHQETLRENGEGGSCSPFPSPEPKDPSCRHQPYFPDMDSNAVVKGKNSHVPDGHTKGSPFLGKELRLDEAFPDQQNGTATYAWDQSPCSSPKWECTELIHDLPLPEHHSSNVFISEAEREVMTLGQENRTSTVSDDRVKLSVCEADQSVSRVDGPVSEKPVQNESSCQMDEDGSLKQNILSSKLLDHPYCKSPLEAPLTCSGLKLENQAGSGKNSQKASPVDDEQLSICLSGFLDEVMKKYGSLVPLSEKDVLGRLKDVFNEDFSNRKPFINREITNYRARHQKCNFRIFYNKHMLDMDDLATLDGQNWLNDQVINMYGELIMDAVPDKVHFFNSFFHRQLVTKGYNGVKRWTKKVDLFKKSLLLIPIHLEVHWSLITVTLSNRIISFYDSQGIHFKFCVENIRKYLLTEAREKNRPEFLQGWQTAVTKCIPQQKNDSDCGVFVLQYCKCLALEQPFQFSQEDMPRVRKRIYKELCECRLMD is encoded by the exons atgaaaaaacagaagaaaattctaTGGAGGAAAGGAATTCATTTAGCCTTTTCTGAGAAATGGAATACAGGGTTTGGAGGTTTTAAGAAGTTCTGCTTTCACCAACACTTATGCATTCTGAAAGCCAAATTGGGAAGGCCAAGTACTTGGAGCAGGCAGTTGAGGCATTTCCGTTGCAGAAAGAAGGCCCTTCAAATCCAGAAAACGTGGATCCAGGATGCACCTTTTTTTGCTAAGACAAAGTCCCATGTGGCTGCTCAAAATGTTAGTACTTTGTCCtcgaaagtgaaaagaaaagactCTAAACACTTCATTTTCTCCTCAAGGACCCTTTTAAGACTCCAAGCAGAGAGGCTGCTGTCCTCAGCAAAGAACTCTGACCATGAATACTGTGGAGAGAAAAGTGTCTTGAAGGCAGTTGCTGACTTACCAGGAAATAATGTTTTAGGTCAGGCCAATGGTCACAGACCTAGGACGGAGCCACAAGCTTCTGACTTTCCTATGAAGTTCAATGGGGAGAGCCAAAGTCCAGGTGAGAGTGGCACAATTGTGGTCACCTTGAGCAACCATAAGAGAAAGCGCTTTTGTTATGGCTGCTGCCAAGGTCTGGAGCACCACAGGAATGGGGGACCCCTGATTCCAAAAAAGTTTCAACTTAACCAACATAGAAGAATAAAAGTATCTCCTTTTATGATGTATGAGAAATTATCCATGATTAGATTTCGGTACAGGATTCTCAGATCCCAGCACttcagaacaaaaagcaaagtttGCAAGCTAAAAAAAGCCCAGCGAAGCTGGGTGCAGGTCACTGGGGACCATCAAGAAACCCTTAGGGAGAACGGTGAGGGTGGCAGTTGCAGCCCATTCCCTTCCCCAGAACCTAAAGACCCTTCTTGTCGGCATCAACCATACTTTCCAGATATGGACAGCAATGCTGTGGTGAAGGGAAAGAACTCTCATGTGCCTGATGGCCACACTAAAGGAAGCCCTTTCTTGGGCAAGGAGCTTCGTTTAGATGAAGCATTCCCTGACCAACAGAATGGCACTGCCACATATGCCTGGGACCAGTCACCCTGTTCCTCTCCTAAGTGGGAGTGTACAGAGCTGATTCATGACCTTCCCTTACCAGAACATCATTCTAGTAACGTGTTTATCTCGGAAGCCGAAAGAGAAGTCATGACTCTGGGTCAGGAAAATCGGACAAGTACTGTCAGTGATGACAGAGTAAAACTGTCAGTGTGTGAGGCAGATCAATCTGTGAGTAGAGTAGATGGACCTGTGTCTGAAAAGCCTGTTCAGAATGAGAGCTCATGCCAGATGGATGAGGATGGATCTCTCAAGCAGAACATTCTTAGTTCTAAGCTGCTGGACCACCCTTACTGTAAAAGTCCACTGGAGGCTCCCCTGACATGCAGTGGACTCAAACTAGAAAATCAAGCAGGAAGTGGGAAGAACAGTCAGAAAGCCTCTCCAGTGGATGATGAGCAGCTGTCAATCTGCCTTTCTG GATTCCTAGATGAGGTTATGAAGAAGTATGGCAGTTTGGTCCCACTCAGTGAAAAAGATGTCCTTGGAAGACTAAAAGACGTCTTTAATGAAGACTTTTCTAATAG aaaaccaTTTATCAATAGAGAAATAACAAACTATCGGGCCAGACATCAAAAATGCAACTTCCGCATCTTCTATAATAAGCACATGCTAGATATGGATGATCTGGCAACTCTGGATGGTCAGAATTGGTTGAATGACCAG GTCATTAATATGTATGGTGAGCTGATAATGGATGCAGTCCCAGACAAA GTTCACTTCTTCAACAGCTTTTTTCACAGACAGCTGGTAACCAAAGGATATAATGGAGTAAAAAGATGGACTAAAAAG gtGGATTTGTTTAAAAAGAGTCTTCTGTTGATTCCTATTCACCTGGAAGTCCACTGGTCTCTCATTACCGTGACACTCTCTAAtcgaattatttcattttatgattcCCAAGGCATTCATTTTAAGTTTTGTGTAGAG AATATAAGAAAGTATTTGCTGACTGAAGCCAGAGAAAAAAATAGACCTGAATTTCTTCAGGGTTGGCAGACTGCTGTTACAAAG tgTATTCCACAACAGAAAAATGACAGTGACTGTGGAGTCTTTGTGCTCCAG TACTGCAAGTGCCTCGCCTTAGAGCAgcctttccagttttcccaagagGACATGCCCCGAGTGCGGAAGAGGATTTACAAGGAGCTGTGTGAGTGCCGGCTCATGGACTGA
- the SENP5 gene encoding sentrin-specific protease 5 isoform X3 has protein sequence MKKQKKILWRKGIHLAFSEKWNTGFGGFKKFCFHQHLCILKAKLGRPSTWSRQLRHFRCRKKALQIQKTWIQDAPFFAKTKSHVAAQNVSTLSSKVKRKDSKHFIFSSRTLLRLQAERLLSSAKNSDHEYCGEKSVLKAVADLPGNNVLGQANGHRPRTEPQASDFPMKFNGESQSPGESGTIVVTLSNHKRKRFCYGCCQGLEHHRNGGPLIPKKFQLNQHRRIKVSPFMMYEKLSMIRFRYRILRSQHFRTKSKVCKLKKAQRSWVQVTGDHQETLRENGEGGSCSPFPSPEPKDPSCRHQPYFPDMDSNAVVKGKNSHVPDGHTKGSPFLGKELRLDEAFPDQQNGTATYAWDQSPCSSPKWECTELIHDLPLPEHHSSNVFISEAEREVMTLGQENRTSTVSDDRVKLSVCEADQSVSRVDGPVSEKPVQNESSCQMDEDGSLKQNILSSKLLDHPYCKSPLEAPLTCSGLKLENQAGSGKNSQKASPVDDEQLSICLSGFLDEVMKKYGSLVPLSEKDVLGRLKDVFNEDFSNRKPFINREITNYRARHQKCNFRIFYNKHMLDMDDLATLDGQNWLNDQVINMYGELIMDAVPDKVHFFNSFFHRQLVTKGYNGVKRWTKKVDLFKKSLLLIPIHLEVHWSLITVTLSNRIISFYDSQGIHFKFCVENIRKYLLTEAREKNRPEFLQGWQTAVTKMTHIDPEKC, from the exons atgaaaaaacagaagaaaattctaTGGAGGAAAGGAATTCATTTAGCCTTTTCTGAGAAATGGAATACAGGGTTTGGAGGTTTTAAGAAGTTCTGCTTTCACCAACACTTATGCATTCTGAAAGCCAAATTGGGAAGGCCAAGTACTTGGAGCAGGCAGTTGAGGCATTTCCGTTGCAGAAAGAAGGCCCTTCAAATCCAGAAAACGTGGATCCAGGATGCACCTTTTTTTGCTAAGACAAAGTCCCATGTGGCTGCTCAAAATGTTAGTACTTTGTCCtcgaaagtgaaaagaaaagactCTAAACACTTCATTTTCTCCTCAAGGACCCTTTTAAGACTCCAAGCAGAGAGGCTGCTGTCCTCAGCAAAGAACTCTGACCATGAATACTGTGGAGAGAAAAGTGTCTTGAAGGCAGTTGCTGACTTACCAGGAAATAATGTTTTAGGTCAGGCCAATGGTCACAGACCTAGGACGGAGCCACAAGCTTCTGACTTTCCTATGAAGTTCAATGGGGAGAGCCAAAGTCCAGGTGAGAGTGGCACAATTGTGGTCACCTTGAGCAACCATAAGAGAAAGCGCTTTTGTTATGGCTGCTGCCAAGGTCTGGAGCACCACAGGAATGGGGGACCCCTGATTCCAAAAAAGTTTCAACTTAACCAACATAGAAGAATAAAAGTATCTCCTTTTATGATGTATGAGAAATTATCCATGATTAGATTTCGGTACAGGATTCTCAGATCCCAGCACttcagaacaaaaagcaaagtttGCAAGCTAAAAAAAGCCCAGCGAAGCTGGGTGCAGGTCACTGGGGACCATCAAGAAACCCTTAGGGAGAACGGTGAGGGTGGCAGTTGCAGCCCATTCCCTTCCCCAGAACCTAAAGACCCTTCTTGTCGGCATCAACCATACTTTCCAGATATGGACAGCAATGCTGTGGTGAAGGGAAAGAACTCTCATGTGCCTGATGGCCACACTAAAGGAAGCCCTTTCTTGGGCAAGGAGCTTCGTTTAGATGAAGCATTCCCTGACCAACAGAATGGCACTGCCACATATGCCTGGGACCAGTCACCCTGTTCCTCTCCTAAGTGGGAGTGTACAGAGCTGATTCATGACCTTCCCTTACCAGAACATCATTCTAGTAACGTGTTTATCTCGGAAGCCGAAAGAGAAGTCATGACTCTGGGTCAGGAAAATCGGACAAGTACTGTCAGTGATGACAGAGTAAAACTGTCAGTGTGTGAGGCAGATCAATCTGTGAGTAGAGTAGATGGACCTGTGTCTGAAAAGCCTGTTCAGAATGAGAGCTCATGCCAGATGGATGAGGATGGATCTCTCAAGCAGAACATTCTTAGTTCTAAGCTGCTGGACCACCCTTACTGTAAAAGTCCACTGGAGGCTCCCCTGACATGCAGTGGACTCAAACTAGAAAATCAAGCAGGAAGTGGGAAGAACAGTCAGAAAGCCTCTCCAGTGGATGATGAGCAGCTGTCAATCTGCCTTTCTG GATTCCTAGATGAGGTTATGAAGAAGTATGGCAGTTTGGTCCCACTCAGTGAAAAAGATGTCCTTGGAAGACTAAAAGACGTCTTTAATGAAGACTTTTCTAATAG aaaaccaTTTATCAATAGAGAAATAACAAACTATCGGGCCAGACATCAAAAATGCAACTTCCGCATCTTCTATAATAAGCACATGCTAGATATGGATGATCTGGCAACTCTGGATGGTCAGAATTGGTTGAATGACCAG GTCATTAATATGTATGGTGAGCTGATAATGGATGCAGTCCCAGACAAA GTTCACTTCTTCAACAGCTTTTTTCACAGACAGCTGGTAACCAAAGGATATAATGGAGTAAAAAGATGGACTAAAAAG gtGGATTTGTTTAAAAAGAGTCTTCTGTTGATTCCTATTCACCTGGAAGTCCACTGGTCTCTCATTACCGTGACACTCTCTAAtcgaattatttcattttatgattcCCAAGGCATTCATTTTAAGTTTTGTGTAGAG AATATAAGAAAGTATTTGCTGACTGAAGCCAGAGAAAAAAATAGACCTGAATTTCTTCAGGGTTGGCAGACTGCTGTTACAAAG ATGACCCACATAGACCCAGAGAAATGCTGA
- the SENP5 gene encoding sentrin-specific protease 5 isoform X1, protein MKKQKKILWRKGIHLAFSEKWNTGFGGFKKFCFHQHLCILKAKLGRPSTWSRQLRHFRCRKKALQIQKTWIQDAPFFAKTKSHVAAQNVSTLSSKVKRKDSKHFIFSSRTLLRLQAERLLSSAKNSDHEYCGEKSVLKAVADLPGNNVLGQANGHRPRTEPQASDFPMKFNGESQSPGESGTIVVTLSNHKRKRFCYGCCQGLEHHRNGGPLIPKKFQLNQHRRIKVSPFMMYEKLSMIRFRYRILRSQHFRTKSKVCKLKKAQRSWVQVTGDHQETLRENGEGGSCSPFPSPEPKDPSCRHQPYFPDMDSNAVVKGKNSHVPDGHTKGSPFLGKELRLDEAFPDQQNGTATYAWDQSPCSSPKWECTELIHDLPLPEHHSSNVFISEAEREVMTLGQENRTSTVSDDRVKLSVCEADQSVSRVDGPVSEKPVQNESSCQMDEDGSLKQNILSSKLLDHPYCKSPLEAPLTCSGLKLENQAGSGKNSQKASPVDDEQLSICLSGFLDEVMKKYGSLVPLSEKDVLGRLKDVFNEDFSNRKPFINREITNYRARHQKCNFRIFYNKHMLDMDDLATLDGQNWLNDQVINMYGELIMDAVPDKVHFFNSFFHRQLVTKGYNGVKRWTKKVDLFKKSLLLIPIHLEVHWSLITVTLSNRIISFYDSQGIHFKFCVENIRKYLLTEAREKNRPEFLQGWQTAVTKCIPQQKNDSDCGVFVLQVKIPLFPEFRMCELKFVGLKTDGSPCGMYLALGTGNSISSFPSFVAGEL, encoded by the exons atgaaaaaacagaagaaaattctaTGGAGGAAAGGAATTCATTTAGCCTTTTCTGAGAAATGGAATACAGGGTTTGGAGGTTTTAAGAAGTTCTGCTTTCACCAACACTTATGCATTCTGAAAGCCAAATTGGGAAGGCCAAGTACTTGGAGCAGGCAGTTGAGGCATTTCCGTTGCAGAAAGAAGGCCCTTCAAATCCAGAAAACGTGGATCCAGGATGCACCTTTTTTTGCTAAGACAAAGTCCCATGTGGCTGCTCAAAATGTTAGTACTTTGTCCtcgaaagtgaaaagaaaagactCTAAACACTTCATTTTCTCCTCAAGGACCCTTTTAAGACTCCAAGCAGAGAGGCTGCTGTCCTCAGCAAAGAACTCTGACCATGAATACTGTGGAGAGAAAAGTGTCTTGAAGGCAGTTGCTGACTTACCAGGAAATAATGTTTTAGGTCAGGCCAATGGTCACAGACCTAGGACGGAGCCACAAGCTTCTGACTTTCCTATGAAGTTCAATGGGGAGAGCCAAAGTCCAGGTGAGAGTGGCACAATTGTGGTCACCTTGAGCAACCATAAGAGAAAGCGCTTTTGTTATGGCTGCTGCCAAGGTCTGGAGCACCACAGGAATGGGGGACCCCTGATTCCAAAAAAGTTTCAACTTAACCAACATAGAAGAATAAAAGTATCTCCTTTTATGATGTATGAGAAATTATCCATGATTAGATTTCGGTACAGGATTCTCAGATCCCAGCACttcagaacaaaaagcaaagtttGCAAGCTAAAAAAAGCCCAGCGAAGCTGGGTGCAGGTCACTGGGGACCATCAAGAAACCCTTAGGGAGAACGGTGAGGGTGGCAGTTGCAGCCCATTCCCTTCCCCAGAACCTAAAGACCCTTCTTGTCGGCATCAACCATACTTTCCAGATATGGACAGCAATGCTGTGGTGAAGGGAAAGAACTCTCATGTGCCTGATGGCCACACTAAAGGAAGCCCTTTCTTGGGCAAGGAGCTTCGTTTAGATGAAGCATTCCCTGACCAACAGAATGGCACTGCCACATATGCCTGGGACCAGTCACCCTGTTCCTCTCCTAAGTGGGAGTGTACAGAGCTGATTCATGACCTTCCCTTACCAGAACATCATTCTAGTAACGTGTTTATCTCGGAAGCCGAAAGAGAAGTCATGACTCTGGGTCAGGAAAATCGGACAAGTACTGTCAGTGATGACAGAGTAAAACTGTCAGTGTGTGAGGCAGATCAATCTGTGAGTAGAGTAGATGGACCTGTGTCTGAAAAGCCTGTTCAGAATGAGAGCTCATGCCAGATGGATGAGGATGGATCTCTCAAGCAGAACATTCTTAGTTCTAAGCTGCTGGACCACCCTTACTGTAAAAGTCCACTGGAGGCTCCCCTGACATGCAGTGGACTCAAACTAGAAAATCAAGCAGGAAGTGGGAAGAACAGTCAGAAAGCCTCTCCAGTGGATGATGAGCAGCTGTCAATCTGCCTTTCTG GATTCCTAGATGAGGTTATGAAGAAGTATGGCAGTTTGGTCCCACTCAGTGAAAAAGATGTCCTTGGAAGACTAAAAGACGTCTTTAATGAAGACTTTTCTAATAG aaaaccaTTTATCAATAGAGAAATAACAAACTATCGGGCCAGACATCAAAAATGCAACTTCCGCATCTTCTATAATAAGCACATGCTAGATATGGATGATCTGGCAACTCTGGATGGTCAGAATTGGTTGAATGACCAG GTCATTAATATGTATGGTGAGCTGATAATGGATGCAGTCCCAGACAAA GTTCACTTCTTCAACAGCTTTTTTCACAGACAGCTGGTAACCAAAGGATATAATGGAGTAAAAAGATGGACTAAAAAG gtGGATTTGTTTAAAAAGAGTCTTCTGTTGATTCCTATTCACCTGGAAGTCCACTGGTCTCTCATTACCGTGACACTCTCTAAtcgaattatttcattttatgattcCCAAGGCATTCATTTTAAGTTTTGTGTAGAG AATATAAGAAAGTATTTGCTGACTGAAGCCAGAGAAAAAAATAGACCTGAATTTCTTCAGGGTTGGCAGACTGCTGTTACAAAG tgTATTCCACAACAGAAAAATGACAGTGACTGTGGAGTCTTTGTGCTCCAGGTAAAGATACCTCTTTTTCCAGAATTTAGGATGTGTGAGTTAAAATTTGTTGGGCTTAAGACAGATGGGAGCCCCTGTGGTATGTACCTGGCACTAGGAACAGGTAACAgtatttcctccttcccttcctttgttGCTGGGGAGCTATAG